One Desulfobulbus oligotrophicus DNA segment encodes these proteins:
- a CDS encoding sigma-54 interaction domain-containing protein, producing the protein MSKKTVQQPIEATDIILESISDGVFTVDHEWRITSFNRAAEEITGVPRQEAIGRFCWEVFRSNMCEGDCALRRSMKEGRSFVSSSTYIISSEGKRMPINVSTAPLRNEAGEILGGVETFRDNTVVEELRRELSGTFHQGDMVSRSKLMQRIFSVLPQIAESDSTVLIEGETGTGKELMAKCLHELSTRREKPFVAINCGALPDTLLESELFGYKTGAFTNAVRDKPGYFAVAEGGSILLDEIGETSQAFQVKLLRVLEEREFQPLGGITRKHADVRILAATNRDLEALVDEGTFRRDLFYRINIVRLVLPPLRQRKEDIPLLVERFIDKMNRLRGKAVTGLEPAALERLMSHDYPGNIRELENIIEHAFILCSQGRIGLHHLPASLSPREAAAEATSSLSIRAQQQTTEAEIIREALIRNAYNRLATARELGMHKSTLYRKIKRLNLALPNVDGRSTRKDHPTVA; encoded by the coding sequence ATGAGTAAAAAAACAGTCCAACAGCCCATCGAGGCGACCGACATTATTCTGGAAAGCATTTCAGACGGTGTGTTCACAGTGGACCATGAGTGGCGGATCACCTCGTTTAACCGGGCCGCTGAAGAGATAACCGGTGTACCGCGTCAAGAGGCCATTGGCCGGTTCTGCTGGGAGGTCTTTCGTTCCAACATGTGCGAGGGAGACTGTGCACTGCGTCGGAGCATGAAGGAGGGACGTTCCTTTGTCAGCAGCTCAACCTACATTATCTCCAGCGAAGGCAAGCGTATGCCCATCAACGTGTCCACGGCACCGCTCCGCAATGAGGCCGGTGAGATCCTCGGCGGAGTGGAGACCTTCCGTGACAACACGGTTGTTGAAGAGCTGCGTCGTGAGCTCAGCGGCACCTTTCACCAGGGAGATATGGTGAGCCGCAGCAAACTGATGCAACGGATCTTCTCCGTGCTGCCGCAAATCGCTGAAAGCGATTCAACGGTCCTGATTGAGGGTGAAACCGGGACCGGCAAAGAGCTGATGGCCAAATGCCTTCACGAACTCTCAACCCGGCGGGAAAAACCCTTTGTGGCCATTAACTGCGGCGCCCTGCCGGATACACTCCTCGAATCCGAACTGTTCGGCTACAAGACAGGGGCCTTCACCAATGCGGTGCGTGATAAACCCGGCTACTTTGCCGTGGCCGAAGGGGGGAGCATTCTGCTTGATGAAATCGGGGAGACCAGCCAGGCCTTTCAGGTCAAACTACTGCGGGTGCTGGAAGAACGGGAGTTTCAACCCCTTGGGGGGATCACCCGCAAACATGCCGATGTTCGCATTCTGGCTGCAACCAATCGCGATCTCGAAGCTCTGGTCGACGAGGGTACGTTTCGTCGCGATCTCTTCTACCGGATCAACATCGTCCGTTTAGTTCTCCCCCCTTTGCGTCAGCGCAAGGAGGACATACCTCTGCTGGTGGAACGGTTCATTGACAAGATGAACCGTCTGCGCGGCAAGGCAGTCACAGGCCTGGAACCGGCGGCTCTGGAGCGGCTGATGAGTCATGACTATCCGGGCAATATCCGCGAGCTGGAAAACATCATCGAACATGCCTTCATCCTGTGCAGCCAGGGCCGGATAGGTCTGCATCATCTTCCCGCCTCCCTCAGTCCCCGGGAAGCAGCAGCAGAGGCAACTTCTTCTCTTTCTATCCGTGCACAACAGCAGACCACCGAAGCCGAGATAATTCGCGAAGCCCTCATCCGTAATGCGTACAATCGCCTTGCAACAGCCCGTGAGCTCGGTATGCACAAGAGTACCCTGTATCGGAAGATCAAGAGGCTGAACCTTGCACTGCCCAATGTTGACGGCCGCAGTACCCGCAAAGATCACCCTACGGTTGCATGA
- a CDS encoding NifB/NifX family molybdenum-iron cluster-binding protein, translating into MRARRTIAITVWGERISPVFDSARTLLIVEIDGNTIINSAHLTFDPDRPLELVQMLQRQQVALVICGAVSEQPAAILETAGIRLLPFVAGEVNHILERYCKGRSLGREFRMPGCSNNFCCHGRIRRGREISITKLPQQYGNRKRAGCTDLLPHRQSNGSEKPTQK; encoded by the coding sequence ATGAGAGCACGACGAACCATTGCCATCACGGTCTGGGGTGAACGGATTTCACCGGTCTTTGACTCAGCACGCACCCTGTTGATTGTTGAGATTGACGGGAACACCATAATCAACAGCGCCCATCTCACCTTTGATCCGGATCGACCGCTTGAACTTGTGCAGATGTTACAAAGACAGCAGGTGGCGCTGGTTATCTGCGGTGCGGTCTCAGAACAACCGGCAGCCATTCTTGAAACCGCAGGAATCCGGCTGCTTCCTTTTGTAGCCGGTGAGGTGAACCACATACTTGAGCGGTACTGCAAAGGCCGCTCTCTTGGTCGTGAATTCAGAATGCCGGGTTGCAGCAACAACTTCTGCTGCCACGGGAGGATTCGGCGCGGCAGAGAGATCAGTATAACAAAGTTGCCGCAGCAATACGGCAATCGAAAACGGGCTGGTTGCACTGACCTGTTGCCACACCGTCAGAGCAATGGTTCTGAGAAGCCAACACAAAAATAA